In Chryseobacterium gotjawalense, the following are encoded in one genomic region:
- a CDS encoding sensor histidine kinase — MRSLKRKIALNLSIAFSLLFGIVMTIIYISFNSFRREEFKDRFVKRLDFTTNFISQSEGFNEKGPIIFSENADNILFNENIIIFDSHKNLLYSTVKDQNISWENQLLDRLDREKTIYTENTKPETYAALRSIHGENYYIITSAIDTSGQSKLAYLKYLLIFSYLLSIALIWFFCYYIIGKFLQPLEKLKKEISEVTAHKLTTQIPVKASNDEIGVLAESFNTMIVRLNDVFQSQKDFTASASHEIRTPLTRMAFQLENLKKAEQHSPKTLAVLSQISTEIFQLSDLTNSLLVLTKFDKENIKTIYEEVRIDEVIFDAYQKVEKNFPKLKMDFQISEQSVESAQLSVRGVKSLLEIVFINLFKNAAIYTDNDFVNVTIEESLDTLIVNVLSFGSTISAEEQKRLFDPFMRGSNSQKTSGSGLGLKIVKRILEYHKATIAYQSASTNQNIFTINFPL; from the coding sequence ATGAGGTCTCTGAAACGTAAAATTGCTTTAAATCTGAGTATTGCGTTTTCATTACTTTTTGGTATTGTAATGACTATTATCTATATCTCCTTTAATTCTTTTAGAAGAGAGGAATTTAAAGACCGGTTTGTAAAGAGACTTGATTTTACAACGAATTTCATTTCCCAATCTGAGGGTTTTAATGAGAAAGGTCCAATCATTTTCAGTGAAAATGCAGATAATATCCTGTTCAATGAAAATATTATTATTTTTGACTCCCACAAAAATTTGCTGTACAGTACGGTTAAAGATCAAAATATAAGCTGGGAGAATCAGTTGCTCGACCGGTTGGATCGTGAAAAGACCATTTATACTGAAAATACAAAACCTGAGACCTACGCTGCTTTACGAAGCATACATGGTGAAAATTATTATATCATTACCAGCGCAATCGACACCTCGGGTCAGTCTAAACTGGCTTATCTCAAATATCTGTTGATTTTTTCTTACCTGCTGAGTATTGCGCTTATTTGGTTTTTCTGTTATTATATTATAGGTAAGTTTTTGCAGCCTTTAGAAAAACTGAAGAAAGAGATCTCAGAAGTTACGGCGCATAAACTGACCACTCAGATTCCGGTGAAAGCTTCCAATGACGAAATCGGTGTTTTAGCAGAGTCATTTAATACGATGATTGTCCGGTTAAATGATGTTTTTCAGTCTCAGAAAGATTTTACAGCCAGTGCTTCTCACGAAATCCGAACTCCTTTAACGAGAATGGCTTTTCAGTTAGAAAATTTAAAAAAGGCAGAACAACATTCCCCAAAAACATTAGCGGTACTGTCGCAGATTTCAACAGAGATTTTCCAGCTGTCGGATCTTACGAATTCGCTTTTGGTGCTCACCAAATTTGATAAAGAAAATATAAAGACTATTTATGAAGAGGTAAGAATTGATGAAGTTATTTTTGATGCTTACCAAAAAGTGGAAAAAAACTTCCCGAAACTGAAAATGGATTTTCAAATTTCTGAACAGAGCGTAGAAAGTGCCCAACTGTCGGTGCGGGGAGTGAAGTCTTTATTGGAGATTGTATTCATTAACCTGTTCAAAAATGCCGCGATTTATACCGATAACGATTTTGTCAATGTAACTATTGAAGAGTCTCTGGATACTTTAATAGTAAACGTTCTTAGTTTTGGAAGCACCATTTCCGCGGAAGAACAAAAGCGTTTATTCGACCCATTTATGAGAGGAAGTAATTCTCAGAAGACTTCCGGGTCTGGTCTGGGACTGAAAATTGTAAAACGGATTCTGGAATATCATAAAGCAACAATTGCTTATCAGAGCGCGTCAACCAACCAAAATATCTTTACGATTAACTTTCCTTTGTAG
- a CDS encoding TolC family protein — MNRILVIALLISTCAFSQKKITLQEAEQSFVKNNLQLIAQQYNISAADADIVQAKIWELPQASFEANVFNPEKNTFLNLGPSKSLAVQQLFLLGGKRKNEVEFAKSNKELSQLQFNQLLFELKSQLRETFYSIYFDQRKLENIDSQLSFLTDLVKAYKVQTAKGNIALKDEVRLQAMVLDLNNEKFQIRNAVFSQLQNFHTLTGINDDFIPEMSDDVVQALIKNQPLISLDELKKIALEHNADYLYSLKSIENSKSYYKWQKSLNTPDVTGGLQWNQNNGIFKNEINFTVAIPIPLWKQNQGNVQKAQILMEQSQKNTDYQKQELENKITAAYQNWQNNYNQYFGIELADLNNLNAVYKGMQDNFRKGNITLMDFTDFSNSYKETVLQIDEIKKQVVISAEQLNQLIQTPIFN, encoded by the coding sequence ATGAATAGAATACTCGTGATCGCTCTGCTGATTTCTACCTGCGCTTTTTCACAGAAAAAAATTACACTGCAGGAAGCGGAGCAATCTTTTGTTAAAAACAATTTGCAGCTCATCGCGCAACAATACAATATTTCTGCCGCAGACGCAGATATTGTACAGGCGAAAATTTGGGAACTTCCACAAGCATCTTTTGAAGCCAACGTTTTTAATCCGGAAAAAAACACCTTTCTTAATCTTGGACCCAGCAAAAGTTTGGCGGTACAACAGCTTTTCCTGTTGGGTGGGAAAAGAAAAAATGAGGTTGAGTTTGCAAAATCCAATAAAGAGCTGAGCCAGCTTCAGTTTAATCAATTATTATTTGAACTTAAGTCCCAACTGCGGGAAACTTTTTATTCCATTTATTTTGATCAGAGAAAATTAGAGAATATTGACAGTCAGTTGAGTTTTTTAACCGATTTGGTCAAAGCATACAAAGTACAAACTGCGAAAGGAAACATCGCGCTTAAAGATGAAGTGAGGTTGCAGGCAATGGTTTTGGACCTCAATAATGAGAAATTTCAAATAAGAAATGCTGTTTTTTCTCAACTTCAGAATTTTCATACTTTGACGGGAATCAACGACGATTTTATTCCCGAAATGAGCGATGACGTAGTTCAGGCATTGATTAAAAATCAGCCTCTCATTTCTTTAGATGAATTAAAGAAAATCGCCTTAGAGCACAATGCTGATTATTTATACAGTTTAAAATCCATTGAAAACAGCAAGTCGTATTACAAATGGCAAAAATCCCTGAACACTCCCGATGTTACCGGTGGTTTACAATGGAATCAAAACAATGGTATTTTCAAAAACGAAATTAATTTCACCGTTGCAATCCCAATTCCCTTGTGGAAGCAGAATCAGGGAAATGTTCAGAAAGCGCAGATCTTAATGGAGCAAAGTCAGAAAAATACCGACTACCAAAAACAAGAGCTCGAAAATAAAATAACGGCGGCTTATCAAAACTGGCAAAATAATTATAACCAGTATTTTGGTATCGAGCTGGCCGACCTCAATAATTTGAATGCGGTTTATAAAGGAATGCAGGATAATTTCAGAAAAGGAAATATCACTTTGATGGACTTTACTGATTTTAGCAACAGTTATAAAGAAACCGTTTTACAAATCGACGAAATAAAAAAGCAGGTCGTGATTTCGGCTGAACAATTAAATCAACTTATACAAACTCCCATTTTCAATTAA
- a CDS encoding efflux RND transporter periplasmic adaptor subunit: MKKNLIILLALFTLINCKKEDDKKDVEAAKGFVISNLMMKSTTVVEVKSDYIKDEISFFGKIAADKNQYIDIFPLVGGNVISIHAELGDYVKKGQVLATIRSTEVAGYQKDLSYAKTDLVVAQKNLRVAQDMYNGKLSTEREVLEAKSQVQKAEDELRRSQSVNQVYNMSKGNVYSVVSPISGYIVQKNINKDMQLRSDRSDNIFDVANTKNVWAILNINQSDIHKISLGMKAEVSTLAAPDKVFYGKIDKIFKIIDPETNSMQARVVLDNANGELIPESKATIKVFKTEDTTALSVPSNALIFDDNRYYVILFKSQSNVKVQEVKVAKQTGNVSYISDGLKEGDKVVTNNQLLFYRSLNE; this comes from the coding sequence ATGAAGAAAAATTTAATCATTTTACTTGCCCTTTTTACCTTGATAAACTGTAAAAAAGAGGACGATAAAAAAGATGTTGAAGCTGCAAAAGGTTTTGTTATTAGTAATCTGATGATGAAATCCACCACAGTTGTGGAAGTTAAGAGCGATTACATTAAAGATGAAATAAGCTTTTTCGGAAAAATCGCAGCCGATAAAAATCAATACATCGATATTTTTCCTCTGGTCGGCGGGAATGTGATTTCCATCCATGCGGAGCTGGGTGATTATGTGAAAAAAGGGCAGGTGCTGGCGACCATCAGAAGTACTGAAGTTGCAGGTTATCAAAAAGATTTGAGTTACGCGAAAACAGATTTAGTGGTTGCTCAGAAAAACCTTCGGGTGGCGCAGGATATGTACAACGGGAAATTGAGTACCGAAAGAGAAGTTCTGGAAGCCAAAAGCCAGGTTCAAAAAGCGGAAGATGAGCTGCGCAGATCACAGTCGGTGAATCAGGTTTACAATATGAGCAAAGGAAATGTGTATTCGGTGGTTTCGCCGATCAGCGGGTATATTGTTCAGAAAAACATTAATAAAGACATGCAGCTGAGAAGCGACCGTTCAGATAATATTTTCGATGTTGCCAACACGAAGAATGTTTGGGCGATTCTGAATATTAATCAAAGTGATATACATAAAATTTCTTTGGGGATGAAAGCGGAGGTTTCTACTTTGGCGGCCCCTGATAAAGTTTTCTACGGGAAAATCGATAAAATCTTTAAAATTATTGATCCCGAAACCAATTCCATGCAGGCAAGAGTGGTTTTGGATAACGCAAACGGTGAGCTGATTCCTGAAAGCAAAGCCACCATCAAAGTTTTTAAGACAGAAGATACCACCGCGCTTTCTGTTCCGTCGAACGCCTTGATATTCGATGATAACCGATATTACGTCATTCTTTTTAAAAGCCAGAGTAATGTAAAAGTGCAGGAAGTAAAAGTAGCCAAACAAACTGGGAATGTTTCTTACATTTCTGATGGACTTAAAGAAGGCGACAAAGTGGTAACCAATAATCAACTGTTGTTTTACAGATCGTTGAACGAATAA
- a CDS encoding efflux RND transporter permease subunit, which yields MNKFIKNIIAFSLKNKAFTFIWVALLAICGYISFKNMPIEAFPDVTNTQMVIITQWNGRSAEEVERFVTTPVELSMSSVQKKSSIRSTTMFGLSIIKIIFDDGVDDAFARIQVNNQLRTVKFPEGAEPEVQPPYGPTGEIYRYILQSPKKDSRELLTLQTWVVDRALRGIPGVADVNVFGGQEKIFELSIDPRKLEQYNLTTSQVYNAINQGNLNVGGDVIEKNGQSYVVRGIGLLKSIADIENVTIQNDHGNPILIKSVATVHESSLPRVGQAGFNDQNDVVAGIIVMRKGENPVEVLHLVKEKIEELNTKILPKDTKIITVYNRENLMDFTTKTIMHNLIEGIVFVTVIVFLFMADWRTTFIVSIIIPLSLLFAFLCLKIAGMSANLLSLGAVDFGIIIDGAVVMVEGIFVMLDHKAKKYGMERFNKMAKGGWIKTTGIGLGKAIFFSKLIIITSLIPIFAFQKVEGKMFSPLAFTLGFALLGALLLTLTLVPVLSHLLLNKNVREKKNIFVSFWERIVGKGLAFTFRNKKLSLLVSVAFLAVTLFSARFLGTEFLPPLNEGALWVTAEMPMSISLKESLKKTEQLKKTLRSFPEVTDVLSQTGRSNDGTDPNGFGFAQFSVSLKPKEKWTRKITMDGLIEEMDVKLKQYQGITYNYSQPISDNVAEAVAGFKAENGVKIYGDNLNTLDKYAKQVYDILKEVDGVKEPGIIKNIGQPELSVMLDRNKMAQYGVSLADAQSVLETAFGGKTASELFDGERKFDIRIRYAEEYRKDENDLALLMVPTQEGSLIPLKEIAEIHQDDGAAFIYRDNIQRYIGVKFSIRDRDLGSTIADAQKKVNQIELPQGYSIGWTGQFENQERATKRLAEVVPISLVMIFFLLFILFGNLKDSLLVLANVPFALIGGIIALHMTGMNFGISAGVGFIALFGICIQNGVILLSEFHQNIKAGMDVAAGILEGVKVRTRPVVMTAMMASVGLLPAALSTGIGSESQKPLAVVIIGGLVTATVLTLLIFPIIFWIFNKTKKSDQFYEN from the coding sequence ATGAATAAATTTATAAAAAATATCATCGCTTTTTCACTCAAGAATAAAGCCTTTACTTTTATTTGGGTGGCGCTCCTGGCGATCTGCGGTTACATCAGTTTTAAAAATATGCCGATTGAAGCATTTCCGGATGTTACCAATACGCAGATGGTCATCATCACCCAGTGGAATGGCAGAAGTGCAGAAGAAGTAGAACGTTTCGTGACCACTCCGGTAGAATTGTCGATGAGTTCCGTTCAGAAAAAATCCAGTATCAGAAGTACGACCATGTTTGGACTTTCCATTATTAAAATTATTTTTGATGATGGAGTAGATGATGCTTTTGCCAGAATTCAGGTGAATAATCAACTGCGAACTGTGAAGTTTCCTGAAGGCGCAGAGCCGGAAGTTCAGCCACCGTACGGACCAACCGGAGAAATATACCGCTATATTCTGCAAAGTCCGAAGAAAGATTCGCGCGAATTGTTGACGTTGCAAACCTGGGTTGTAGACCGTGCTTTGCGGGGAATTCCGGGTGTTGCGGATGTAAATGTTTTTGGCGGTCAGGAAAAAATATTTGAATTAAGCATCGATCCCAGAAAGTTGGAGCAATATAATCTGACGACTTCCCAGGTTTACAATGCCATTAATCAGGGAAATTTAAATGTCGGCGGAGATGTCATCGAAAAGAACGGGCAGTCTTATGTCGTCCGGGGAATCGGTTTACTGAAATCCATTGCCGATATCGAAAATGTGACCATTCAAAATGACCATGGCAATCCTATTTTAATTAAAAGTGTCGCAACGGTACATGAAAGTTCATTGCCAAGAGTCGGTCAGGCGGGATTCAATGATCAGAATGATGTGGTTGCGGGCATCATTGTCATGCGAAAAGGGGAGAATCCTGTCGAGGTTTTGCATTTGGTTAAAGAGAAAATTGAAGAACTCAATACCAAGATTTTACCCAAAGACACGAAAATCATCACCGTTTACAACCGGGAGAATTTAATGGATTTCACCACCAAAACCATTATGCATAACCTGATCGAAGGAATTGTTTTCGTTACAGTAATCGTATTTCTCTTCATGGCAGATTGGCGGACGACTTTTATTGTGTCGATTATTATTCCGCTGTCCTTGTTGTTTGCTTTTCTATGTTTAAAGATCGCGGGAATGAGTGCGAATCTGCTGTCGCTAGGCGCCGTAGATTTCGGAATCATCATTGATGGAGCCGTCGTCATGGTCGAGGGGATTTTTGTAATGCTGGATCATAAAGCCAAAAAATACGGCATGGAACGGTTTAATAAAATGGCGAAAGGAGGTTGGATCAAAACCACCGGAATCGGTTTAGGCAAAGCGATTTTCTTTTCCAAATTAATTATCATTACCTCTCTTATTCCCATATTCGCTTTTCAAAAAGTAGAAGGGAAAATGTTCTCGCCTTTGGCTTTTACGTTGGGATTTGCATTGCTGGGCGCACTGCTGTTGACGCTTACCCTGGTGCCTGTTCTTTCTCATTTGTTGTTGAATAAAAATGTGCGCGAAAAGAAAAATATTTTTGTCTCGTTTTGGGAACGGATTGTCGGAAAAGGTCTTGCTTTTACTTTTAGAAATAAAAAATTGAGTTTATTGGTTTCTGTGGCATTTCTGGCAGTAACACTTTTTTCTGCACGGTTTTTAGGAACCGAATTTTTGCCACCTTTAAATGAAGGCGCCCTTTGGGTAACTGCTGAAATGCCTATGAGTATCAGTTTAAAAGAGTCTTTGAAAAAAACAGAGCAACTTAAAAAAACATTGAGAAGTTTTCCTGAGGTAACCGATGTATTGTCGCAAACCGGCCGTAGTAATGATGGTACCGATCCTAATGGTTTTGGTTTTGCACAGTTTTCGGTAAGCCTTAAACCAAAAGAAAAATGGACCAGAAAAATTACAATGGACGGGCTTATTGAAGAAATGGACGTGAAATTAAAACAATATCAAGGAATCACTTATAATTACTCGCAACCGATTTCCGATAACGTGGCAGAAGCTGTTGCCGGTTTCAAGGCCGAAAACGGAGTGAAGATTTATGGTGACAATTTGAATACTTTGGACAAATATGCCAAACAGGTCTATGATATTTTAAAAGAGGTAGATGGAGTAAAAGAGCCGGGAATCATTAAAAATATTGGTCAGCCAGAACTGAGTGTTATGTTGGACCGAAATAAAATGGCACAATACGGCGTGTCGCTAGCCGATGCACAATCTGTTTTGGAAACGGCATTTGGTGGGAAAACTGCTTCCGAACTTTTTGATGGTGAACGGAAGTTCGATATCAGAATCAGGTATGCCGAAGAATACAGAAAAGATGAAAATGATCTTGCGTTACTGATGGTTCCCACTCAGGAAGGATCCCTGATTCCACTGAAAGAGATCGCAGAGATTCATCAGGACGATGGTGCGGCATTTATTTATCGCGATAATATTCAAAGATATATTGGAGTGAAGTTTTCGATCCGGGATCGGGATTTGGGAAGCACTATTGCTGATGCACAGAAAAAAGTAAATCAAATTGAGCTTCCGCAAGGGTATTCAATCGGTTGGACCGGGCAGTTTGAAAATCAGGAAAGGGCGACCAAACGTTTAGCGGAAGTAGTGCCGATTAGTCTGGTGATGATTTTCTTCCTTTTGTTTATTTTATTTGGAAATTTAAAGGATTCTCTGTTGGTTTTGGCGAATGTACCTTTTGCATTAATCGGCGGAATCATCGCCTTGCACATGACGGGTATGAACTTTGGAATTTCCGCTGGAGTAGGATTTATCGCTCTTTTTGGGATCTGTATTCAGAACGGAGTGATTCTTCTTTCAGAATTTCACCAGAATATTAAAGCGGGAATGGATGTCGCTGCCGGAATTTTAGAAGGCGTAAAAGTAAGAACCAGACCGGTGGTTATGACAGCGATGATGGCGTCTGTGGGGCTTTTGCCTGCTGCACT